The DNA window ACTATCATGAGCCTTCAAATTACAAGGAAGCAATAAGGAGTCCGGAGAAGGATCAGTGGCTATTAGCCATGCAGGAGGAGATTGATAGCTTGTACAAAAATcacacatggattttggtgttgaggccaactgatcagaaaacagttggttgtaaatggatttttaagaagaaaattgagGCCTTCAACAACAATCAAATCAGATTTAAAGCCAGGTTGGTGGCCAAAGGCTTTACACAAAAGGAGGGAGTagattataatgaaatattctcCCCTGTGGTAAAGCATAGCTCCATCAGGATTCTACTTGCCATTGTTGCTCAGAGaaattgggaattgcagcaactcgatgtcaaaacagcctttcttcatggagagctcgAAGAGAAAATTTACATGGAGCAGCCTCCTGGTTTTGTCCAAccaggaaatgaaggaaaggtGTGTTTGCTGAAAAGAAGCTTGTATGGTCTAAAACAAAGTTCAAGACAGTGGTATCTCAGGTTCAATGAGTTCATGCATAAGATCGGTTTTGAGAAGTCTTTGTATGATCATTGTGtcttcatcaagagaagaggtggagttgctgtggcatatctactattgtatgtagatgatatgctgatctctgcagagcataaggaagaggtggagttagtgaaaggtgatctgaaatctgaatttgatatgaaggatcttggagatGCAAAGAAGATCCTTGGAATGGAGATCATAAGGGATAGAGACAAGAAAAGGATATGGCTAACTCAGAAAGATTACATCAGGAATGTGATCAAGAAAGCAAACCAGTGAGTGTGCCCCTGAGCCAGCAGTTTAAGCTCAGTGTAAATCAGTGCCCTAAAGATGATAGTCAGAGAAGAGAGATGGATAAAATCCCATATGCAAACATAGTGGGAAGcatcatgtacaccatggtgtgtacaaggccagacatCAGCCAAGCCATAAGtgttgtgagcagatacatggcagatccAGGTATGGAGCATTGGCATGCTTTAAAATGGATACTAAGGTATCTGAATGGTACTCAGGATTATGGCATACTGTTTGATGGAAGTAAGAATTTTGATGCACAGCCTCtattgggatattgtgattctgattttgctactaacattgacacaaggaagtcccaatccggctatgttttctgcatgtatggagctgctgtaagttggaagtcgagtttgcaatctgtggtggcactctcaacaactgaggcagaatatatttccatggctgaggccgtaaaggagagcatgtggctgaaaggaatctgctcggattttggagttgatcaaggagctgtgactgtattatgtgattcaaatagtgccatatgtttgtcaaaacatcagacattccatgagaggagcaagcatgtggatgttaagcttcattttgtgagggatgaagttgaaatgggctcagtgaagattgaaaaggtagctactgagcacaatgcagctgatatgctaacaaaggtgttgcccggacttaagttgaagtattgcatggatttggtgaatctgattcagctggagtgattgtggaagatggatgaaatctatggattgtccagttatgtcccaaggtggagatttgttatgaggattggggcaaaactgcacaatcagttcagttcggttaccaatatactgttcggcgattagggaccgatatgctgttcagtgatctgacgaactgcaatcatgctcggtgattggtcgagtttgtagtcgtgctcagggattaaccgagctcaatgttcggtgttgagctcggtgctcagtgctcggtgttggtgctcggtgttggccgaacttaaacgagttcggagttgacagttgttattaactgatgcacgtcgtcggatgcgactagttagttagctttaaatgaaagccgttaggtttgaactagttgttagataagtgttagttaaatagagccgagctgtggaaaaagaaagagaatttttttcatccaagagttttgtaatcttccacacaaataaaacacaagatttccattgactctccaagaattgttttttttttgcttattcattttcatatcaagtattcgttcttctcgttccggaatcgatctcgttgtgataacaagattgagtcgcgtatctgATAGCATTACATAACGTGTTATTCATCGATTCCATTGCTAAACCCCTCAATCTGATAGCTTTAAGTTTGTAGAGGAAACTCGATTTATGTTTCTACTATGTTTGACCTGCACTCTATCATAACTTATTGAGAAACAAAGTATAGAACTTAACAAGATTAGAGGAATTTTGTTCATCTTAGTTGCCTTAAATTTTCCATGACAATTGCAGGAGTAAGCATATTATTTGCATTTTAGAGAGAATCCGCATCAAAGGCAAGCAAGCATATGAAAACACGAACCTGCTTGGATAGTAATAGATCCCAATAGAATGCAACCAATGGTCAGGAACATACGCCCACACGATGAATATGACTGTTACGCGAGAAAAAATAACTTCTTAGCTGCTATTCTAATTATCTAATCATCAAGATTCTGCAAGCTCAACATGAGAAACTACACACGAATACTTATCATATCATCTTCGCATCTTCAATCACAGTCCCATATAATCCATCTACATATATGTTCCGCCAATCAATCCAATGACGCTTTATCATTAATATGCTTCAATAATGTCCAGCAGATTAAAACTCTAGTGACAATATACATCATAGTTTACAATTCCAAAGGTATTTCACAAGCCCTAAAAATTAATCACGAATTAATCCTACATAACAGTCGTATTCACACGATTCAAAGGTAAATTAGGAACGATAAGCACAAATTGAGAACAATGCACAATCAACGTAACAATACTAACCATGGAAATAGAGTGGGTGATTGGAAAGGAGAAGATGAATCGGACCTGTAAAAACAACGGTGGTGATGGATCCGACGAATCCATAAACCTCAGAAAGCTTGGGGCCGTGCTCACCGGAGACGCCTAATTCGGTCTGGGACCGGTGGTCGGCGTCGGAGAAGGAGACGTTGGCCGCCCGGGTCTTGGAGAAGCTCAGAATCCGTCGTGGGCTATTGACAGAGCAACGCTCTTCCATCCTAATTTTGGTTGCTGTGATAAAAACGTTAACCTATAAACCCGACTTCAGTATCA is part of the Salvia splendens isolate huo1 chromosome 6, SspV2, whole genome shotgun sequence genome and encodes:
- the LOC121808405 gene encoding phosphatidylinositol N-acetylglucosaminyltransferase subunit P-like — protein: MAMPTVTFVNVFITATKIRMEERCSVNSPRRILSFSKTRAANVSFSDADHRSQTELGVSGEHGPKLSEVYGFVGSITTVVFTVIFIVWAYVPDHWLHSIGIYYYPSRYWALAVPTYVMVTIVLAITFYIGMNFMATPPPTSLNIMFDEFSREMVSNVPLVDDDEQPIEPISDIGINRINKIMFDSFK